A window from Dunckerocampus dactyliophorus isolate RoL2022-P2 chromosome 15, RoL_Ddac_1.1, whole genome shotgun sequence encodes these proteins:
- the cfdp1 gene encoding craniofacial development protein 1 encodes MRCTESWYPLCSFIFRQAEVLLCKLNVTYSPRIFFTHILYVTSLIDFCQRGLCLKSEMNCFDDDDGSSSSEDADYLPSDDNLSEDDIDECEKEDLLDESDVPHPDSSTRKRTKKRDSSMRSYKNRTKRVHKVDQEENGGGAKEAEPRQEGVQKLTQIKKNEEDTQKKQSDDLWARFLFDVGSRPNAATSAAESHTPPEADSSASSACITTETQATDPSTVTIIKVFDFAGEEIRLNKEVLADSREAKMHLKSQCTKEETKDKENPTSPTQSDCPGPSTKQPVGLSSVLSRFGGKKQKLSTLEKSKMDWDAFKSEEGITEELAIHNRGRDGYVERKNFLERVDHRQFEMEKAVRLKNMKPSS; translated from the exons ATGCGCTGTACAGAAAGCTGGTATCCACTTTGTTCCTTTATTTTCCGACAAGCGGAGGTCTTACTATGTAAATTGAATGTAACGTATTCTCctcgtattttttttacacatataTTATACGTTACATCCCTAATAGATTTTTGCCAGCGAGGTTTGTGTTTGAAATCAGAGATGAACTGCTTTGACGATGACGATGGATCTTCATCGAGTGAAGATGCAGATTACCTGCCATCAG ATGATAATCTGAGTGAGGATGATATTGATGAGTGTGAAAAGGAAGACCTTTTGGATGAAAGCGATGTGCCTCATCCTGACAGTTCGACCAGGAAGCGCACCAAGAAAAGGGACAGCAGTATGAG AAGCTACAAGAACAGGACGAAACGAGTACACAAAGTAGACCAAGAAGAGAATGGCGGTGGTGCAAAAGAGGCTGAGCCCCGACAGGAAGGTGTGCAAAAACTGACCCAAATAAAGAAGAACGAGGAAGATACGCAGAAGAAGCAATCAGATGACCTCTGGGCTCGTTTCCTGTTTGATGTTGGCTCTAGACCCAATGCAGCCACATCTGCTGCAGAGTCTCACACCCCGCCTGAG GCTGATTCTTCAGCTTCTAGTGCTTGTATAACAACTGAAACCCAGGCAACAGATCCATCTACAGTCACCATCATCAAAGTTTTTGACTTTGCCGGAGAAGAAATCAG GCTCAATAAAGAAGTATTAGCAGACTCCAGAGAAGCAAAGATGCATCTGAAGAGCCAGTGCACAAAAGAGGagacaaaagacaaagaaaatccCACTTCTCCCACCCAATCAGACTGTCCTGGCCCCAG TACAAAGCAGCCCGTGGGGCTGTCCAGCGTACTGAGTCGTTTTGGGGGAAAGAAACAAAAATTGAGtacactggagaagtcaaagaTGGACTGGGATGCTTTTAAATCTGAGGAGGGCATCACTGAGGAGCTGGCAATCCACAACAGGGGCAGAGATGG gtATGTGGAGAGGAAGAACTTCTTGGAACGTGTTGATCATAGACAGTTTGAGATGGAGAAAGCAGTGCGtctaaaaaacatgaaaccttCCTCCTAG
- the gal gene encoding galanin peptides: protein MNRCFWILCASLILCGMFSDTIQLVIATKEKRGWTLNSAGYLLGPHGIHGHRVLGDKPGFAGKRDMDQEEDFRTGTQRKEDEDIVDTVIDFLSYLKFKEMVALKSLGSSVTSD from the exons ATGAACAGGTGCTTTTGGATTTTGTGTGCATCACTCATATTGTGTGGAATGTTCTCTGACACCATCCAGCTAGTTATTGCG ACAAAGGAGAAAAGAGGCTGGACTCTCAATAGTGCTGGCTACTTATTAGGTCCAC ATGGTATACATGGACACAGGGTATTGGGAGATAAACCTGGTTTTGCTGGCAAGAGAGACATGGACCAGGAGGAGGACTTCAGaacag GTACCCAAAGGAAAGAAGATGAAGACATTGTCGACACTGTCATTGACTTCCTGTCATATCTCAAATTTAAAG AAATGGTTGCCTTGAAAAGCCTGGGGTCATCTGTGACATCAGATTAA